The DNA window ACCTATGTAATTAAAGGTCTACCCATTACACCCATTGCAATGGCAGGACCTGCATCTATTAAAGCTGCGGCAAAACCGGAAATAACTGAAGCAATTTACTTTGTTGCAAAGGGCGACGGAACTCATCAATTCTCGGAGACCTTAGCCGAACACAATGCCGCAGTTCGTGAATATCAATTGAATAAAGGAAAATAATGAACCCATCATTTATCGTTGTAGAGGGTTTAGAAGGAGCAGGGAAGAGTTCTGTTATTGAATTAATTAGAGCGTTCTTAGTTGCAAAAGGACATGATGTCGAGTGCACTCGTGAACCTGGCGGCACCCCAATGGCTGAAGCAATACGAGAGTGCGTCAAGCAAACTTGGGATGAAGTGGTTACCCAAGAAACCGAATTACTATTAATGTATGCGGCTCGCAGTCAGCTAGTCGAAAACAAAATCAAGCCAGCGATGGCCAAAAACAAATGGGTTATCGGTGATCGACATGACATGTCGTCCGTTGCATACCAGGGCGGAGGCAGAGGCATCGATATCAGTGTATTGAATACCTTACGGAAAATGACTTTAGGTTCTTTTGAGCCAGATTTAGTTTTATATTTAGACGTTGAGCCAAGTGTAGGTCTTGCTCGTGCTAGAG is part of the Glaciecola nitratireducens FR1064 genome and encodes:
- the tmk gene encoding dTMP kinase; its protein translation is MNPSFIVVEGLEGAGKSSVIELIRAFLVAKGHDVECTREPGGTPMAEAIRECVKQTWDEVVTQETELLLMYAARSQLVENKIKPAMAKNKWVIGDRHDMSSVAYQGGGRGIDISVLNTLRKMTLGSFEPDLVLYLDVEPSVGLARARGRGELDRIELSGLSFFENARRTYKKLVQDSSKAVEIDAMQEMNVVHSDVRAALENWYAKGCLATNNVEIKRVDQ